Sequence from the Oncorhynchus masou masou isolate Uvic2021 unplaced genomic scaffold, UVic_Omas_1.1 unplaced_scaffold_5768, whole genome shotgun sequence genome:
TGGAAGAGGTAACAACATGGGACGAGATAGAAAGGTGGTCGGTCGagccagggagagtgccggaacccgcctgggattctctggaacagtgcgaggagggataccggagaatggagttggcACGGCGgtcaaggaagcccgagaggcagccccaaaaatgtattgggggggggggcacacggggagtgtagctaagtcaggtaggagacctgagccaactccctgtgcttaccgtgagagaggtggaccgggcaggcaccgtgttatgccgtgagatGCACAGTGTTCCCGGTGTGCAGGCATAGCCTGGTGCGTTACATCGCAGCGCCTCGTAtctgccgggctagagtgggcatcgagccaggtgccatgaagctggctcatcacatctggtctccagtgcgtctccttgggccggggtacatggcaccagccctacgcacggtgtccccggttcgccagcacagcccatttcggtctattccacctcgccgcactagCCTGGCGacggggagtatccagccaggtaggtgtcaggatttggccagggttgttccgggttttggtcactagatgcccccattgtgctttttgaccttatgttttttcccttgttccccattattatttgcacctgtaccttgttttccctgattgtatttaaacccttagtttccctcagttctgtgctctgtgtttgtatgttagcacccagccctagtgttctgtgttttcttgtcgattccagtggatgctcttgtggaattctgtttttgtttttgagtatctcttgaggcttttttgtgctattcctaccaccttttggatttgccatttttgtatttaaggacttctcctttttactttattaaatacaccgtcttaagtactgctgtgtctgcctcatcttctgggttctgctgactattcgtggctcagttggttaagtgactgtttctcactccggagacccaggttcgtaaccgggtcctgacagaaacacagagccaaaaatgaacccagaggcagccagttcccaggacctttttgccatgctgtcccaccaccaggagactgtccaacgccacgaagccgccctggttcagcaagaggccttaatggctagacattctcatcttctgtcggagatgctgacttccattaagcaaatatctgatcgtcttaccccggcaacagttcccgtcccagtacctcagattcacgtacccatggcagttaacccctggctgaacctcgtcttccacctccccaacggttctcaggtgatccaagtgcttgtaaagggtttctcacccaatgttctctctcctttgagctacaaccctcgtcgtttcccaccgacctgtctaagatcgcttatatcatcaccctgctgtcggaaaaagccctggcctgggctactgctgtgtgggatgcccatagttcctgctgtgccagctactctgcctttgctgaggaattcaaacgagtgtttcaaggcccaagcagtggttctgactcagccaaacagctcctgactctccaccaaggttggcgcagcgtgacagactatgccatccagttccgcacggtggcagcagcaagtggctggaacaacgaggcgcacACGGTGTGCgttctgaaaggcctttctgaacactatccaagatgaactggccactcgggaaccaccggacaatctcgagtccctgatcaagttggcctcacgcattgaccagcgtctgagagagagagaactcaaccgtagacctctagcccctatcagtcccagctccgagtccccacctttatccgcgctggctccatcggaacccatgtagattggacgcatctcccaggctgagagagaccgccggatgagggagcgacgctgtctatattgcggcaaacagggccatttccgttccacgtgtcccgggctccagggaaacgctctgtcccgtacagaccggggggaactgtaacgggaaacataacctcctcccatccgtccaactcctgtctgctcattccagtcaccctctcctgggacaaccacaagcttcaccttcaagccttggtagactctggagccgcaggtaacttcatggatggtgtctgggcgaaggagaatggcgttccctctgaacctctaagtgaacccatgagggtcactacattggatggaagccctttgggatctggacttgtcactcatgtcactacctccttgcgactttcagtttcacaacaccaggaattgatgaactttcatttgatctcctgttccgagttccctctcgtccttggatacccctggcttcacagccataaccctcacatcgactggtctgtgggcactatcaagcagtggggtcctacgtgccaagctacttgtattttccagaattccccgagttctactcccgagtctttagaatccatcgacctgacccaagttcccgagtgttaccatgacctcaaactggtgtttagcaaacagagggccaccatgctaccaccccatagaccttacgattgccccatcgacctgtttccgggcacttgcccccaggggtcggatcttttccctatctccacccgaacgagctgctatggatacctacatcaaggacgctctggaagcaggcctcatgcgtccatccacctccccggcgggagcagggtttttctttgtggccaagaaagacggtggattacgtccttgcatcgactaccggggactcaatgccataaccgtccgtaaccgttacccgctaccccttatggccacagccttcgagctgctccaggaagcagttgttttcactaagcttgacctgcggaacgcataccatcttgtgcggatcagacctggtgacgagtggaagaccgctttcaacacgcctactggtcactatgaatacttggtgatgcccttcggcctgaccaacgccccagcggtgttccaagcgctcataaacgatgtgcttagggatatgcttaacatatttgtgttcgtttacttggatgacatcctcatcttttcgagctcccttcaagaacacactaagcatgtcagacaagtactcaaacgcctcctggacagccatctgtacgttaagccggaaaaatgtgaattccattcatcccgagtacaattcctgggatttgtagtggaacccggtcgagtccaaatggaccccaggaaggtaggggcggtagcggattggcccacccccaaatccattaaggaagttcagcgtttcctgggcttcacaaacttttaccgcaagttcatcaagaacttcagcttggtggcagcccctctctcagctttaaccaagggtggcaatgcaaggtttttgtggggaagagaagctgagacggccttccaaggactcaagcagcgcgttctctctgctcccatcctgatactaccgactacggatgaaccatttgtggtggaggtagacgcatcagaggttggtgttggagctgtcctgtctcagaggggtgaagacaagaagcttcatccgtgcgctttcttctcacaccggcttaccccgactgagaggaactacgatgtgggggatcgtgaactcctagcggttaagatggcattgaaggaatggagacactggctcgaggggacttctcacccgtttcaagtgcttacggaccacaaaaatctggagtatatccagcaggcgaagcggttgaactctagacaagctagatggtctcttttcttcaatcgattccagtttatcctcacctatcggcccgggtcgaagaatctcaaaccggatgccctgtcccgagtctacgctcctgccattcgagatgacacggacatgcctgtccttcctgctgctaagattgtggctccgatctcgtggcaagttgaggataccgtgagacgtgctcaagctagcgaaccggacccgaaaggaggtcctgccaatcggttgtttgtccccaaggcagtgaggactcaggtccttctgtgggggcactcctctcgcctcacctgtcatccgggcgtaggtcgcaccttggagttcatccagcgtaagttctggtggcctaccataagagaagacgttgccactttcgtcaatgcctgccccgtgtgctgccagggcaaatcttctcacctccgccctcaaggactccttcaccctttacctgttccccacagaccctggtcccatatctcattggactttattactggacttcctccatcccatggcaatactactatcctagtcataatcgacaggttttcaaaggcggccaggttcgtccctctgactaagttaccttctgccaaggaaacggctgagttggtaattaatcatgtgttcgagtcttcggcattcctcaagatatggtttctgacagaggtccccagttcgcctcaaggttttggaaggccttctgccaactcatgggggcttctgccagtctatcttcagggtaccatccggagtccaacggccaaacagagaggatgaatcaagagctggaaaccatcctccgatgtatgactcgtgacaacccgtccacatggtcatcctttattgtttgggccgaatacgcgcacaacaccttgcgctcctcctccactggtatgtcccgcacgagtgtcagtttggctatgctcctccattgttcccggaccaggaggcagaagtcagagtgccttcagccttgaagttcgtcagacgctgtcggcttatgtggaggaagacccgtcttaatcttatgcgttcctcacagaggtaccaacaacaagccaacagacgtcgccgtccgggcctaccctgcgccccggccagagagtctggctctccacaagaaacttacctctacgggtggagtctcgcaagctgtcccaaaaatacatcggtcccttcaaggttgccaggagagttaacccagtttcttatcgcctacacttacccagatcccttaagattaatcccacatttcacatttcattgttaaaacctgttgttttttctccccttgtcccggcagacagacctccccctccgcctcgtgtcattggaggccagccggcttataccgtccatcggatactggattcccgccgggtgcaacggtcctggcagtatctggtggactgggaaggctacggtcccgaggagcgctcctgggttcctgccaaagacatcctggatcctgacctcattcgtcagttcagggccctccaccctgagagagctggtaggaacgtcaggagccgttcctaggggggggattctgtcaggatttggccagggttgttccgggttttggtcactagatgcccccattgtgctttttgaccttatgttttttcccttgttccccattattatttgcacctgtgcctcatttcccctgattgtatttaaacccttagtttccctcagttctgtgctctgtgtttgcatgttagcacccagccctagtgttctttgttttcttgtcgattccggtggatgctcttgtggaattctgtttttgtttttgagtatctcttgaggcttttttgtgctattcctaccaccttttggatttgccatttttgtatttaaggacttctcctttttactttattaaatacaccgtcttaagtactgctgtgtctgcctcatcttctgggttctgctgactattcgtggctcagttggttaagtgactgtttctcactccggagacccaggttcgtaaccgggtcctgacagtaggGTTGTGCAGgatcggtgctcgagacctccagtgcgcctccacggtccggtctatccggtgcctcctccatgcaccaggcctccggtggcagTCCCACGCACCaagctgtctctccgtctccttcctccaggtgctccctcctgtacagcgctgccagagtctctcgtctgtcctgagctgccagagtatctcatctgtcctgagctgccagagtcacccgtctgtcctgagctgccagagtcgcccgtctgtcctgagctgccagagtcgctcgtctgtcctgagctgccagagtcgcccgtctgtcctgagctgccagagcaacccgtcagtcaggagctgccagaatcgCCCATCACTCCGGCTCTgtagtccgcacctttggggggggtgggtactgtcacgttctgaccttagtcttgttgttatgtctttgttttagtatggtcagagcgtgagttgggtgggttgtctatgttcgtttttctatgttgtgtttttgtgtttggcctggtatggttctcaatcagaggcaggtgtcgttagttgtctcttattgagaaccatacttaggttgccttttcccacctgtgtttcgtggttgattgtttcctgttttgttgttTCCGTTTTCATTCactttgtgtcacgccctggtcttagtattttgtgttttctttatctatttggtcaggccagggtgtgacatgggtttttgtatgtggtgtgttttgtcttggggttttttcacatgtattgggatggtagcttagtggggtgttcttggtgaatctatggctgtctgaagtggttctcaatcagaggcaggtgtttatcgttgtctctgattgggaaccatatttaggcagccatattctttgagtgtttcatgggtgattgtccttttgttccttttcctgtccttataTCTGTCGtgtactagtttgcaccagtattaggctgtttcggttttcgttacgtttattgttttgtagtgtttgtgtttagtgtgttttttcattaaacatgaatcccaatagccacgccacattttggtccgactctccttcgcatatagaaaaccgttacagaatcaggaccaagcggcgtgacaacaggcagcggcagcaggagatacgaaataaggatttctggacttggaaGGAAATcctagacggagaaggaccctgggcacagcctggagaatattgccgccccaaggaagaattGGAGGCGgcaaaagcggagaggcgctggtatgaggaggcagcacggcgacgaggatggaagcccgagagtcagccccaaaaatttcttgggggggcacagggagagtgtggcagagtcaggagtcagacctgagccaactccccctgtttatcgtgaggagccaaggaggagaccagaaccagagccggtgttggaggtgagcgaagcagagactgtgaaggaattaatggggaaattggaggagagagttaagagggagttgctgtgttggtgctttaagcatggaattcgcccgacggagcgtgtcggggatttgatggcacctgggtcagcgctccatactcgtcctgagatgcgtgttagtcggctggtgaagattgtgccagcctcacgcaccaggcctcctgtgcacctccctagcgttgcgcgtcctgtgccagccctgctctcaagatctccagtacgccttcacagtctagcccatcctgtgccacctccacacaccagccctccggtggcagctccccgcaccaggcttcctgtgcgtgtacTCGGCCCAGTatcaccagtgccagcaccacgcatcaggcctacagtgcgcctcgcctctccagcgctgccagagccttcctcctctcctgcgctgccagagccttcctcctctcctgcgctgccggagtctcccacctgtttagcgctaccagagccttcctcctctacagcgctgctggagtctcctgcctgttcagcgcagccagagctgccagtctgcaaggagcagccagagctgccagtctgcaaggagcagccagagctgccagtctgcaaggagcagccagggctgccagtctgcaaggagctgccagtctgcaaggagctgtcagtctgcaaggagctgccagtctgcaaggagcagccagggctgccagtctgcaaggagctgccagtctgcaaggaactgtcagtctgcaaggagctgccagagctgccagtctgcttggagcagccagagctgccagtctgcaagaagccgccagagcttccagtctgcaagaagccgccagagctgccagtctgcatggagcagccagagccgtcagtcagcatggagcagccagagccgccagtcagcatggagcagccagagctgccagtcagcatggagcagccagatccgccagtctgccaggatccgccagtcagccagactcttccagatccagccaggatccgccagtcagccaggatccgccagtcagccagactcttccagatccgccagtcagccagactcttccagatccaccagtcagccagcctcttccagatccgccagtcagccaggatctgccagaaccgccagccagccaggatctgccagagccaactacctgcctgagcttcctctcagtgctgagcttcctctcagtgctgagcttcctctcagtgccgagctacccctcagtcacgagctacccctcagtcccgagctacctcagccccgagctgcccctcagtcccgagctgcccctcagtccagtggggtcctggatgaggactactaggccaaggtcggcgcccaatttttcagtttttgatttgttaaatttttttgaaatatccaataaatgtcgttccacttcatgattgtgtcccacttgttgttgattcttcacagaaaatacagttttatatctttatgtttgaagcatgaaatgtggcaaaaggtcgcaaagttcaagggggccgaatactttcgcaaggcactgtatataaaaggGTAATCATAAAGGGTACTGTACACTTATTTACAAAGGGGTGGATTAAAAGTTGTGAATTAACACCTGTTAACTATTAGCTAGTCTCATGTGGCCAGCATTCCATAATCCTGTCTCCTTAACTGTGAGAAGCCTGTTTTTCAGAGGCAAGAAAGACAGTAACCTGGAGAATTGTATTCATTGTTATACTTTACTTTGTGAGATATGCCTATAGGGAGGTATCCTCCTTTCAGAATATAAAACAATTGATTGTTAATTTAATCTATAAACAGATACAGCAACATAGAGACAATAATCCCTCATTCATTTACACAAATCAAAAATCATGATGGAACTAGAATCCATTGCAATTATAACTGGTCTCCCACACCCACGTGAGTAAGTGTCGCTTTATCTGCACTGACTGTAGTGTCTCTGAAATTATTGTGCTCAGTGCACTTAGTCTCAGTTTAGTCTTATCCGCTGCCGCCTGCATGGTTGGGGACGATGATGTTTGCCCATTTGTAGATGACAGGGatgaagagcagagcagagcccagtactgagaccagGAGAAAGGTCCACAGGAACACACGATCCAGAACTTGAGCCACAAACTTCCAGTCCTGcaccacctggagagagagaccaaaacgCCCTTCAGACACCAACACATGACCTCGTTGACACAGGCTGGGAGGGCTTTGCACTCAGAGGTGCAGTTGCATGTGACAATCAGAGGATggaaaaaaatatacagtatggagatgatGAATATATAGAGAGAATTACAGTAAGACTTCAAAAACCTAAATTCAGTACTATAGAATTGATTTTGAAAGtcataacaaacaaacacaatattCTCTCTGGCCAACTTTGTCATTGATACTGAGGGGCAGACTGATTCTCTGTAACTCAATGGGATCTTACCTCTCTGACCTCGTTCTCCTTGACCACATGCATGGTGATGTAGCGGATAGAGTCCAAAGCAGCCTGCAGGTTATTCctagaggagagatgaggggtggaCTCTGGTGAAGAACCCTTCGTAATGGCCCCTACTACCCCCTCTCTTCTTGCCagtcctgcccctctctccctgtcagtccTTCCCTGGCCCCTCCTGGGGTAGCATAGCGGTCCACGTGGCTGCGCATACACAGCAGCTTAGGCAGCCTGTGCAGGAAGATACGGCGCACCCATGGCGCCATGCCTTGGTGCGTGGATGAGGAGCGGTGGTGGATGTTGATAGAGAAGACGGTGATGACAATTGAGAGCGTGACAAAGATCATGGTGAACACCAGGTACTCCCCGATAAGAGGGATGACCTTGGAGGAGGACGGAATAATCTCCT
This genomic interval carries:
- the LOC135536217 gene encoding neuronal acetylcholine receptor subunit alpha-5-like, giving the protein ADGCFEGSVTKAVVKYDGTIIWTQPANYKSACIIDVTFFPFDLQNCSMKFGSWVDILLEDFHVDKRDYFDNGEWEIVKATGSRGLRMDGPCHFPFITYSFIIRRLPLFYTLFLIIPCIGLSFLTILVFYLPSNGGEKISLCTSVLVSLTVFLLVIEEIIPSSSKVIPLIGEYLVFTMIFVTLSIVITVFSINIHHRSSSTHQGMAPWVRRIFLHRLPKLLCMRSHVDRYATPGGAREGLTGREGQDWQEERGNNLQAALDSIRYITMHVVKENEVREVVQDWKFVAQVLDRVFLWTFLLVSVLGSALLFIPVIYKWANIIVPNHAGGSG